From the Pongo pygmaeus isolate AG05252 chromosome X, NHGRI_mPonPyg2-v2.0_pri, whole genome shotgun sequence genome, one window contains:
- the LOC129025074 gene encoding X antigen family member 2, translating into MSWRGRSTYRPRPRRSLQPPELIGAMLEPSDEEPKEEKPLTKSQDPTPDQKREDDQGAAEIQVPDLEADLQELCQTKTGDECEDGTNIKGKILPKAEHFEMPEAGEGKSQV; encoded by the exons ATGAGTTGGCGAGGAAGATCAACATATAGGCCTAGGCCAAGAAGAAGTTTACAGCCTCCTGAGTTGATTGGGGCTATGCTT GAACCCAGTGACGAAGAGCCTAAAGAAGAGAAACCACTCACTAAAAGTCAGGATCCTACACCTGATCAGAAGAGAGAAGATGATCAGGGTGCAGCTGAGATTCAAg TGCCTGACCTGGAAGCGGATCTCCAGGAGCTGTGTCAGACAAAGACTGGGGATGAATGTGAAGATGGTACTAATATCAAGgggaagattctaccaaaagcaGAGCACTTTGAAATGCCAGAAGCAG GTGAAGGGAAATCACAGGTTTAA